One stretch of Prunus persica cultivar Lovell chromosome G1, Prunus_persica_NCBIv2, whole genome shotgun sequence DNA includes these proteins:
- the LOC18789978 gene encoding cytochrome P450 CYP749A22 — protein sequence MKREELGKMILVSSIVCVMLLLLSAMIKMFEKLWWKPTHIRKLMALQGIKGPSYRFIHGNTIEISNMKREAMSRPMSLFHDSFPQAQPHIHLWTKLYGKNYLQWHGSKPQLVITEAAICKDILNNNDGAVQKAETIGYVKKLLGDGLTRSSGEKWSKMKKLANHAFHGERLKSMIPAMIASGETMLERLKNHQGREIEVYDEFRFFTSEVISRTAFGSSYLEGENIFEMLMKLAFLTFKNTHKIRFPGISKIFKTRDEIESAELEKGIRNSVMELIKKREKKAMAGEEDGFGSDFLGLLLEARHDTNEKQRISVDNLVDECKTFYLAGQETTTSLLAWTVFLLALHRDWQEEARKEVLQLFGKQTPNPDGIAKLKTMSMIINESLRLYSPIVSLERKTEREVRLGNLTVPANVELLLPNLAFHLDPKFWGEDVHLFKPERFSEGVAKATKDNMVAFLPFGMGPRTCVGFHFVTIEAKIALSMILQNHSFTLSPAYVHSPFQFLTLRPQHGVRVTLHPL from the exons atgaagagagaagaattaGGAAAAATGATCCTTGTCTCAAGCATTGTTTGTGTAATGTTGCTGCTGTTGTCGGCTATGATCAAGATGTTTGAAAAGCTATGGTGGAAACCGACTCACATACGGAAGCTGATGGCTCTGCAGGGGATCAAAGGCCCTTCTTACAGATTTATCCATGGAAACACCATAGAAATCTCCAACATGAAAAGGGAAGCCATGAGCAGGCCCATGAGCTTATTCCATGACAGCTTTCCTCAAGCTCAACCTCACATTCACTTGTGGACCAAGTTATATG GGAAGAATTATCTTCAATGGCATGGCTCCAAACCTCAGCTTGTCATTACAGAAGCTGCAATATGCAAAGACATACTGAATAACAATGATGGGGCTGTACAAAAAGCAGAGACAATAGGATATGTGAAGAAGCTATTAGGAGATGGCCTCACAAGATCCTCAGGTGAAAAATGGTCCAAGATGAAAAAGCTGGCCAACCATGCCTTCCATGGAGAGAGGTTAAAA AGTATGATCCCAGCAATGATAGCCAGTGGCGAGACAATGCTTGAGAGGTTGAAAAACCATCAAGGCAGAGAGATTGAAGTTTACGACGAGTTCAGGTTTTTCACTTCAGAAGTGATTTCCAGAACAGCCTTTGGCAGCAGCTACTTAGAAGGCGAGAACATTTTTGAAATGTTGATGAAGTTAGCCTTCTTGACATTCAAAAATACTCACAAAATTAGGTTTCCAGGTATCAG TAAGATCTTTAAAACCAGAGATGAGATTGAATCAGCGGAGCTTGAGAAAGGAATACGCAACAGCGTAATGGAGcttattaagaaaagagaaaagaaggcaATGGCTGGAGAAGAAGACGGCTTTGGGAGTGATTTTCTTGGATTGCTTTTAGAGGCTCGCCATGATACCAATGAGAAGCAGAGGATTTCAGTGGACAATTTGGTCGACGAGTGCAAGACTTTCTACTTGGCTGGACAAGAAACCACTACCAGTTTGCTTGCTTGGACTGTCTTTCTTCTGGCCCTCCATAGAGATTGGCAAGAGGAAGCAAGAAAGGAGGTCCTACAACTATTTGGCAAACAAACTCCAAACCCAGATGGCATTGCCAAACTCAAAAca ATGAGTATGATTATCAATGAGTCCCTGAGATTATACTCTCCTATTGTTTCCTTGGAAAGGAAAACTGAGAGGGAAGTTAGACTGGGAAATCTCACAGTCCCTGCTAATGTTGAACTGCTACTCCCAAACCTAGCATTTCACCTTGATCCTAAATTTTGGGGAGAAGACGTGCACCTTTTCAAACCAGAGAGATTCTCAGAAGGGGTTGCTAAAGCTACCAAGGATAACATGGTCGCATTCCTTCCCTTTGGAATGGGACCTCGAACTTGTGTGGGCTTCCATTTTGTAACCATTGAAGCAAAGATTGCTCTGTCAATGATTCTACAGAACCACTCATTCACCCTCTCTCCGGCCTACGTCCACTCCCCGTTTCAATTTCTTACACTTAGGCCACAACATGGTGTTCGAGTAACGCTACACCCGCTCTGA
- the LOC18789418 gene encoding GATA transcription factor 24, whose translation MAAVNPQPLQARPFEEHGRGPIPIEDDEAEYEDGGDDGMEDMEEVHVNSVSVAERGGVGGGGGGGVVMASRTSELTLSFEGEVYVFPAVTPEKVQAVLLLLGGRDVPTGVPTVEVSYDQNTRGVADTPKRSNLSRRIASLVRFREKRKERCFDKKIRYTVRKEVAQRMLRKNGQFASLKQNSGDSGWDSAQSGLQDGTSRPETVLRRCQHCGVSENNTPAMRRGPAGPRTLCNACGLMWANKGTLRDLSKGGRNLTMDHIEPGTPIEVKPLLVEGEFSGNQDEHGTLEGSSKTVIERSNDASVNLDEQDLHETAEDLTNSLPMGIVSSANDEQEPLVELTNPSDTDLEIPTNFD comes from the exons ATGGCGGCCGTGAATCCGCAGCCACTGCAAGCGCGACCATTCGAGGAGCACGGGAGAGGTCCGATACCGATCGAAGACGATGAGGCTGAGTACGAAGATGGTGGTGATGATGGTATGGAGGACATGGAGGAGGTTCATGTGAATTCGGTCAGCGTTGCGGAGCGTGGTGgagtaggaggaggaggaggaggaggtgtgGTTATGGCGTCCAGGACTAGTGAGCTCACTCTGTCTTTTGAAGGCGAGGTCTATGTCTTCCCTGCTGTTACACCTGAGAAg GTGCAAGCAGTACTATTGCTATTGGGAGGACGTGATGTACCAACTGGTGTGCCTACAGTTGAAGTGTCTTACGATCAGAATACACGG GGTGTGGCTGACACCCCAAAACGTTCAAATCTTTCACGAAGAATAGCTTCACTGGTTCGGTTTCGTGAAAAACGGAAGGAGAGATGCTTTGACAAGAAAATTAGGTACACAGTCCGTAAAGAGGTTGCACAGAG GATGCTTCGTAAAAATGGACAGTTTGCatcattaaaacaaaattcaggTGATTCTGGTTGGGATTCGGCACAAAGTGGCCTTCAAGATGGCACTTCTCGACCAGAAACTGT CTTACGGCGATGTCAACATTGTGGAGTTAGTGAAAATAATACTCCTGCAATGCGCCGTGGACCTGCTGGCCCAAGAACCTTATGTAATGCATGTGGTCTTATGTGGGCGAATAAG GGAACACTGAGAGATCTCAGCAAGGGAGGAAGGAACCTTACCATGGACCATATAGAACCT GGAACACCAATCGAAGTGAAGCCTTTACTTGTTGAAGGAGAATTTTCTGGAAACCAGGATGAGCAT GGAACACTTGAAGGTTCTTCTAAAACAGTTATTGAAAGATCCAATGATGCTTCTGTCAACCTGGATGAACAA GATTTGCATGAAACCGCTGAAGATCTTACAAACAGTTTGCCGATGGGGATTGTTTCCTCAGCCAATGATGAGCAG GAACCTCTGGTTGAGCTCACTAATCCTTCGGATACAGATTTAGAAATCCCTACTAATTTTGATTAG
- the LOC18788458 gene encoding 40S ribosomal protein S10-1: protein MIISEKNRREISKYLFQEGVCYAKKDYNLAKHPEIDVPNLQVIKLMQSFKSKEYVRETFAWMHYYWYLTNDGIEFLRNYLNLPSEIVPATLKKQAKPPGRPLGPSGDRPRGPPRFDGGERRFGDRDGYRSGPRAPGGDFGDKGGAPADYRPSFGGSRPGFGRGAGGSGGAGGFGAGPASSDLS from the exons ATG ATCATCTCAGAGAAGAACAGGAGAGAAATCTCCAAATACCTATTCCAAG AGGGAGTGTGCTATGCAAAGAAGGACTATAACTTGGCAAAGCACCCAGAAATCGATGTGCCAAATCTGCAGGTGATTAAGCTGATGCAGAGCTTCAAATCCAAGGAGTATGTGAGAGAAACTTTTGCTTGGATGCACTACTACTGGTACCTGACCAATGATGGTATTGAGTTTTTGAGGAACTACCTCAACCTTCCATCTGAGATTGTCCCTGCAACTTTGAAGAAGCAGGCCAAGCCTCCTGGTCGCCCCTTGGGCCCATCTGGTGACCGCCCACG CGGCCCACCTCGCTTTGATGGAGGAGAACGCAGATTTGGTGACAGGGATGGGTACCGTTCAGGTCCTCGTGCACCAGGGGGTGATTTTGGTGACAAGGGTGGAGCACCTGCTGACTACAGACCTTCTTTTGGG GGTAGTAGGCCTGGCTTTGGTCGTGGTGCCGGTGGATCTGGTGGAGCTGGGGGTTTTGGTGCTGGCCCAGCAAGCTCTGATCTCTCCTAA
- the LOC18792755 gene encoding uncharacterized protein LOC18792755, which translates to MGKMKVIDSGVDEFPSNSLNLESYEVDVKHWEEDVEKRASASSSSLSSLELLADVAIQQSMELLLDEKTVVEELINFFARKRREQRVLAGKLGFELNNIFIPKKKRSRLGPLSLKRKGEYSDDHNCFGSDNLLQNDNNNNLNQKKKKQKRVHVQTEQLEPKPELPQELKHIISGIGGDVKLVIQKKICASDMSANNARFSIPGIKGKSADFLKEKEQSDLDIRDSDKKKRLIGIPVLMLNPYDLSFDSLRLKKWQMGGNHVYNLVSGWRKVAKANKLEEDEMVQLWSFRLNHDSQLCFVLVKVNSTTTTKEEAHQHIGSISCPNNEQLS; encoded by the coding sequence ATGGGCAAAATGAAGGTTATTGATTCTGGGGTTGATGAGTTTCCTTCAAATTCTCTGAATCTTGAGTCTTATGAAGTTGATGTGAAACATTGGGAGGAAGATGTTGAGAAAAGGGCATCagcatcttcatcatctctgtCTTCCTTGGAGCTATTGGCTGATGTAGCAATCCAACAATCAATGGAGTTGCTTTTGGACGAAAAGACCGTTGTTGAAGAGTTGATCAACTTCTTTGCTCGAAAGAGAAGGGAACAAAGGGTTTTGGCAGGCAAGCTAGGGTTTGAGTTGAATAACATTTTCAttccaaagaagaaaaggagcaGACTTGGCCCTCTTTCTCTTAAAAGGAAGGGAGAATATTCTGATGATCATAATTGTTTTGGGAGTGACAACCTTCTCCAAAatgacaacaacaacaatctgaaccagaaaaagaagaagcagaaaagGGTTCATGTTCAAACTGAACAATTGGAGCCAAAACCAGAGTTGCCTCAAGAACTAAAACACATTATTAGTGGAATTGGTGGAGATGTGAAACTTGTAATCCAGAAGAAGATATGTGCGTCTGATATGTCTGCAAATAATGCTCGATTTTCGATACCAGGGATTAAGGGCAAAAGCGCAGACTTTCTTAAGGAAAAGGAGCAGAGTGATTTGGATATTCGTGACAGTGACAAGAAGAAGCGGCTGATTGGTATCCCTGTTTTGATGCTCAACCCATATGATCTGAGCTTCGATTCTTTACGCCTGAAGAAATGGCAAATGGGAGGCAACCATGTGTACAATCTGGTTTCGGGATGGAGAAAGGTTGCCAAGGCAAATAAACTCGAGGAAGATGAGATGGTGCAGCTTTGGTCATTCCGCCTCAACCATGACTCTCAGCTTTGCTTTGTGCTTGTCAAAGTTAAtagcaccaccaccacaaagGAGGAAGCTCACCAACATATTGGATCAATTTCTTGTCCCAACAATGAGCAACTCTCTTAG
- the LOC18789975 gene encoding 40S ribosomal protein S10-1: MIISEKNRREISKYLFQEGVCYAKKDYNLAKHPEIDVPNLQVIKLMQSFKSKEYVRETFAWMHYYWYLTNDGIEFLRNYLNLPSEIVPATLKKQAKPPGRPLGPSGDRPRGPPRFDGGERRFGDRDGYRSGPRAPGGDFGDKGGAPADYRPSFGGSRPGFGRGAGGSGGAGGFGAGPASSDLS; the protein is encoded by the exons ATG ATCATCTCAGAGAAGAACAGGAGAGAAATCTCCAAATACCTATTCCAAG AGGGAGTGTGCTATGCAAAGAAGGACTATAACTTGGCAAAGCACCCAGAAATCGATGTGCCAAATCTGCAGGTGATTAAGCTGATGCAGAGCTTCAAATCCAAGGAGTATGTGAGAGAAACTTTTGCTTGGATGCACTACTACTGGTACCTGACCAATGATGGTATTGAGTTTTTGAGGAATTACCTCAACCTTCCATCTGAGATTGTCCCTGCAACTTTGAAGAAGCAGGCCAAGCCTCCTGGTCGCCCCTTGGGCCCATCTGGTGACCGCCCACG CGGCCCACCTCGCTTTGATGGAGGAGAACGCAGATTTGGTGACAGGGATGGGTACCGTTCAGGTCCTCGTGCACCAGGGGGTGATTTTGGTGACAAGGGTGGAGCACCTGCTGACTACAGACCTTCTTTCGGG GGTAGTAGGCCTGGCTTTGGTCGTGGTGCCGGTGGATCTGGTGGAGCTGGTGGTTTTGGTGCTGGCCCAGCAAGCTCTGATCTCTCCTAA